The Vitis vinifera cultivar Pinot Noir 40024 chromosome 12, ASM3070453v1 genome has a segment encoding these proteins:
- the LOC100261928 gene encoding geraniol synthase (The RefSeq protein has 11 substitutions compared to this genomic sequence), which translates to MAFNMSRFVTMPSHVLPSSFVAPSLQVSSSPCSWRTRPSPCTSCHLSPSSSSKPLLGSHDYSLLKSLTLSPHAVNSEADSSTRRMKEVKERTWEAFYRAWDSRAAMEMVDTVERLGLSYHFEDEINALLQRFCDWNASEDLFTTALRFRLLRQNGFPTHSDVFGKFMDKNGKFKESLTEDIRGMLSLHEASHLGAKNEEVLAEAKEFTRIHLIQSMPHMEPHFSSHVGRALELPRHLRMVRLEARNYIGEYSRESNPNLAFLELAKLDFDMVQSLHQKELAEILRWWKQLGLVDKLDFARDRPMECFLWTVGIFPDPRHSSCRIELTKAIAILLVIDDIYDSYGSLDELALFTDAVKRWDLGAMDQLPEYMKICYMALYNTTNDIAYRILKEHGWSVIEHLKRTWMDIFGAFLAEAYCFKGGHVPSLEEYLTNAVTTGGTYMALVHAFFLMGQGVTRENMAMLKPYPNIFSCSGKILRLWDDLGTAREEQERGDNASSIECYKREREMDTVLEDEACRKHIRQMIQSLWVELNGELVASSALPLSIIKAAFNLSRTAQVIYQHGDDNKTSSVEDHVQALLFRPVSSNGHAQITMH; encoded by the exons ATGGCTTTGAATATGAGCAGGCTCGTTACCATGCCTTCACATGTGCTGCCATCTTCCTTTGTCGCTCCTTCACTTCAAGTCTCATCGTCTCCTTGTTCATGGCGGACGCGCCCCTCCCCTTGCACCAGCTGCCATTTATCGCCATCATCATCGTCAAAGCCACTCCTTGGAAGCCATGATTATTCTTTGCTCAAGTCCTTAACTCTATCTCCACAT GCGGTGAATTCTGAAGCTGATAGCAGCACCAGAAGGATGAAAGAAGTGAAGGAAAGAACCTGGGAGGCATTCTATAGAGCTTGGGATTCAAGGGCTGCTATGGAGATGGTAGACACAGTTGAGAGGCTAGGTCTATCATACCATTTTGAAGGCGAGATAAATGCACTATTGCAAAGGTTCTGCGACTGGAATGCCAGTGAAGATCTCTTCACTACTGCCCTTCGTTTCCGGTTGCTTCGCCAAAATGGGTTCCCAACTCATTCTG ATGTTTTTGGCAAGTTCATGGATAAGAATGGAAAATTCAAGGAAAGCTTGACTGAAGACATATGGGGTATGCTGAGTTTACATGAGGCATCTCACTTGGGGGCCAAAAATGAAGAAGTATTAGCAGAAGCCAAGGAGTTCACAAGGATTCACCTCATACAGTCTATGCCGCACATGGAACCCCATTTTAGCAGCCATGTCGGCCGGGCACTCGAGCTTCCCAGGCACTTGAGGATGGCGAGGTTGGAGGCTAGAAACTATATAGACGAATATAGCAGGGAAAGCAACCCGAACTCAGTTCTTCTAGAGCTGGCAAAATTGGATTTCGACATGGTTCAATCACTGCACCAGAAAGAGTTGGCTGAGATAGTAag GTGGTGGAAACAGTTGGGTCTTGTTGATAAGCTTGATTTTGCTCGAGACCGGCCGATGGAGTGCTTCTTATGGACAGTGGGGATATTTCCAGATCCCAGGCATTCAAGCTGCCGCATCGAATTAACCAAGGCCATTGCTATCTTACTAGTTATTGATGATATTTACGACTCTTATGGATCTTTGGACGAGCTTGCTCTCTTCACTGATGCAGTAAAAAG ATGGGATCTTGGTGCAATGGATCAGCTCCCTGAGTACATGAAGATATGTTACATGGCATTGTACAACACTACTAATGACATTGCATACAGGATCTTGAAGGAGCATGGATGGAGCGTCATAGAAGACCTAAAACGAACG TGGATGGACATCTTTGGAGCTTTCCTAGCTGAAGCCTATTGTTTCAAAGGTGGCCACGTACCCTCACTAGAAGAGTATCTAACTAATGCAGTTACCACTGGAGGCACATACATGGCCTTGGTGCATGCTTTTTTTCTTATGGGGCAAGGTGTTACTAGGGAAAATATGGCCATGTTGAAGCCCTATCCCAACATCTTCTCCTGCTCAGGGAAAATTCTTCGGCTTTGGGATGACTTGGGAACTGCAAGA GAGGAGCAAGAGAGAGGAGATAACGCGTCGAGTATAGAATGCTACAAGCGAGAGCGAGAGATGGATACTGTGTTGGAAGATGAAGCCTGCAGGAAACACATAAGGCAGATGATCCAGAGCTTGTGGGTAGAGCTCAATGGGGAGCTGGTTGCTTCGTCTGCATTGCCTCTTTCAATCATCAAAGCTGCCTTTAACCTCTCAAGAACTGCACAAGTCATTTACCAGCATGGAGATGATAACAAGACTTCTAGTGTTGAAGATCATGTACAAGCATTGCTCTTTAGGCCTGTTTCCTCTAATGGGCATGCTCAAATTACCATGCATTAG